In Rutidosis leptorrhynchoides isolate AG116_Rl617_1_P2 chromosome 2, CSIRO_AGI_Rlap_v1, whole genome shotgun sequence, one genomic interval encodes:
- the LOC139887728 gene encoding glutamate receptor 3.1-like — MVAGDVTVRSSRGQYVDFTTPYLSSEVYMLVHGSLAWNQTLWTFLRPFTKRLWLAIVGMCIYIGVAVSILEYRADNPKFTASYKTIRMIIWFPVSTFFFNEGKIVNRNSKVVLVMWLSMIFIVVQIFTATLSSWLTLDQLRPKLPSNYESVGYQDGSFLRDFIKNKYMCNDTNLVALHSAEEYKTALSSGNVTAVFDELPYIELFLAKYGSDYTKFGPINQESGIAFSCMDIVIDNLCLIMIKQ; from the exons ATGGTTGCGGGTGATGTAACCGTGCGTTCCAGTCGAGGTCAATACGTTGATTTTACGACACCTTATCTAAGCTCTGAAGTTTATATGCTTGTTCATGGATCACTTGCATGGAACCAAACGTTGTGGACATTTCTAAGACCTTTTACTAAGAGATTGTGGTTAGCAATAGTCGGCATGTGTATTTATATTGGAGTAGCAGTCTCTATTTTGGAATATCGTGCAGACAACCCAAAATTTACAGCATCCTATAAGACAATCAGAATGATCATATGGTTCCCGGTTTCTACGTTCTTCTTCAATGAAG GGAAGATAGTCAATAGGAACTCTAAAGTTGTGCTGGTTATGTGGTTAAGTATGATTTTCATTGTAGTTCAGATTTTTACAGCTACGTTGTCCTCATGGTTGACACTCGATCAACTGCGTCCGAAATTGCCTTCTAATTATGAAAGCGTCGGATATCAAGATGGTTCCTTTCTGAGAGATTTTATAAAGAATAAATACATGTGCAATGACACAAATTTGGTTGCCCTGCATAGCGCTGAAGAATATAAAACTGCTCTGTCCAGCGGCAACGTTACTGCAGTGTTCGATGAACTCCCGTACATTGAACTCTTTCTTGCAAAGTATGGCTCGGATTATACGAAGTTTGGGCCAATAAACCAGGAATCCGGAATTGCATTT TCGTGTATGGACATTGTCATTGATAATTTGTGTTTGATAATGATTAAGCAATGA